In the genome of Topomyia yanbarensis strain Yona2022 unplaced genomic scaffold, ASM3024719v1 HiC_scaffold_47, whole genome shotgun sequence, one region contains:
- the LOC131695600 gene encoding pancreatic triacylglycerol lipase-like → MVKSIAVVLLGLLAFATAAPLDQPVDNKWSLLPDANGRLHLASLNPYNIPEAQEPENRFTASTDTIFRLYTKLNPTTPQIIALNIVESLTSSNFNPAHPTRFIIHGWNNDGFSEVNTILTNAWMTRGEFNVITVDWGIGANTINYPLARTRVASVGSVVSSFINFIQANTGISFNSISIAGHSLGAHAAGNAGFFQLGRLNTIFGLDPAFPLFSYASSDRIRSTDAVYVETIHTNAGLLGFDLPLGQTAFYPNGGRIQPGCGVDISGACAHSRAYEFLAESIVSGGFSAVPCQSYEEILENSCTASGPSLAMGGEPSNFALRPQGIFSLTTLSSRPFSRG, encoded by the exons ATGGTAAAGTCAATTGCTGTCGTGCTGCTCGGATTACTGGCATTTG CTACTGCTGCTCCACTTGACCAACCGGTGGATAACAAATGGAGCCTGCTTCCAGATGCCAATGGCCGGCTACACTTAGCGAGTCTTAATCCTTACAACATTCCCGAGGCACAAGAACCAGAGAATCGATTCACGGCATCAACGGACACAATTTTTCGTCTGTATACAAAATTGAATCCAACAACACCGCAGATCATCGCGCTGAACATCGTCGAGTCGCTGACCAGTTCAAATTTTAACCCTGCCCATCCAACCCGGTTTATTATCCATGGATGGAACAACGATGGGTTCTCCGAGGTCAACACGATTCTCACGAATGCCTGGATGACCCGAGGTGAGTTCAACGTAATAACCGTGGACTGGGGAATCGGTGCCAATACCATCAACTATCCACTCGCTCGCACACGAGTCGCTTCCGTCGGCTCGGTGGTTTCGTCGTTTATCAACTTCATCCAAGCGAACACTGGCATCTCGTTCAACAGCATCAGTATAGCGGGTCACAGTTTGGGGGCTCACGCCGCCGGCAATGCTGGATTCTTTCAACTCGGCCGCTTGAATACAATTTTCGGATTGGATCCCGCTTTCCCGTTGTTTTCGTACGCCAGTTCGGACCGAATCAGATCGACCGATGCGGTCTATGTGGAGACAATCCACACGAATGCGGGATTATTGGGCTTCGATCTACCGCTGGGACAAACGGCATTCTATCCAAATGGCGGTCGTATCCAACCTGGATGCGGGGTTGATATCTCCGGTGCTTGTGCACATAGTCGGGCGTACGAGTTCCTGGCGGAGTCAATCGTGTCAGGAGGTTTCAGTGCGGTCCCGTGCCAGTCGTATGAGGAGATTCTGGAAAACAGTTGCACTGCCAGTGGTCCCAGTCTGGCGATGGGTGGTGAACCATCTAATTTTGCCCTTCGACCGCAAGGAATTTTTTCACTGACAACGCTTTCGTCCAGGCCGTTTTCGAGGGGTTAG
- the LOC131695601 gene encoding pancreatic triacylglycerol lipase-like, protein MKFTIAVLLLMALRARSTPVEPRHSLVSDANGNLHLVNPNPYTVIDAELEPFFNAETDIVFRLFTRSNPNNGQVLFWNDPASVQNSNFNPAHPTRFTIHGWNGDGTSGLNSNIRNNYFAVGDFNVISVDWGAGAQTINYISARNRVLAVGEIVSRMINTLVSASGASRNSVSVIGHSLGAHAAGNAGKFQGGQIQSVIGLDPAGPLFSLGQSDIMALSDAQYVEAIFSNAGTLGFNLPLGNANFFPNGGRTQPGCGIDLTGNCAHSRAHELFAESISSTVGFRATRCVSHDEVLAGGCTSSGPDAMMGGEPSNHGRGVDGIFRMNTNSGAPFAQG, encoded by the exons ATGAAGTTTACGATAGCAGTTTTACTTCTAATGGCCCTGAGGG CTCGATCAACACCCGTGGAACCCCGGCACAGTCTTGTTTCCGACGCCAACGGAAATCTTCATCTGGTCAATCCGAATCCCTACACAGTGATTGACGCCGAATTGGAACCCTTTTTCAACGCTGAAACCGATATCGTTTTCCGGCTTTTCACCCGATCCAATCCAAACAATGGACAGGTGCTGTTTTGGAATGACCCAGCATCAGTTCAAAACTCAAACTTTAACCCAGCTCATCCAACGCGGTTCACCATCCACGGCTGGAATGGAGACGGTACGTCCGGATTAAACAGCAATATTCGAAACAATTACTTTGCAGTTGGTGACTTCAATGTCATCAGTGTCGACTGGGGTGCAGGTGCGCAAACGATCAACTACATCAGTGCCAGGAATCGGGTTCTTGCTGTCGGGGAAATCGTATCCCGCATGATCAATACACTGGTGTCCGCAAGCGGAGCTTCCCGAAATAGCGTCAGCGTTATCGGTCACAGTTTGGGAGCTCATGCAGCTGGAAACGCTGGTAAATTCCAAGGTGGCCAGATTCAGTCGGTCATTGGCTTGGACCCGGCCGGTCCATTGTTCTCGCTTGGTCAATCCGATATTATGGCTCTTAGTGATGCACAGTACGTGGAGGCAATATTCTCGAACGCAGGCACGCTGGGATTCAACCTACCATTGGGAAATGCTAACTTTTTCCCGAACGGAGGCCGAACACAGCCAGGCTGTGGGATCGATCTTACCGGAAACTGTGCACACTCGAGAGCCCATGAATTGTTCGCTGAGTCGATCTCGTCCACGGTTGGTTTCCGGGCGACCCGATGCGTCTCTCACGATGAAGTGCTGGCTGGTGGATGTACTTCCAGTGGACCAGACGCGATGATGGGTGGCGAGCCGTCGAACCATGGTCGAGGTGTAGATGGTATTTTCCGGATGAATACGAACTCGGGTGCTCCGTTTGCCCAGGGTTAG